tataaaacaggccaatatgttgtgtttataaaaactaggacaaaacatgcatcaaagggcgggattgaacttgccgtcttcgaagccttccgggaagtcctgctcgaggtactgtccttctggttcggggtcgcggaactagtcctcgttcgcttgctcgcagtacagttcgtcgacgggttctccctcgttcacaccgtgatctacgacgcacacaagcaagcacacaatcaggaaaaagaaataaaagttttatcgttgagctcgaatcggaaacgaTTGAGATATGGAGAtaagagtaatatttttgggcgatttcctaatggcacggccaaaattatgttaggtttggcgtggtaaagttttaggtcgattggagattgtttggcgcataaaatgataagttaacgtggtgtttagggtctaaacaaggatccagggacttgtttgtaattagtgAAAGGACCTGATTAGAATTCTGGGGAGTGTTTGGGTTATTCTGGAAaaggtaggggtttatttagaattaagtttatatgatggaagggtttattttgaaatataataaaagagggggtttcttttgcaaaatagtTAGAAAGGGGGAGGGACTCTttaggaaaaagagagaaggggaggggccAAGGCCAAATCtgccctcttctccttcctttagactgggaaacaggggagggggaggcaaggcgccggcggcggccaatccgGCGGGCctgagctccggcgacggccgTGGAGggggggaggaagagggaggCGAGAGGATTTGATTCCCCCGCTCACCTTGGACTGGGACGTGGCGAGaaggcggggcagcggcggccggcgaaggcgtgcgtggtggcggcgctagagGCAGGGAGGCGCTGGGCTGGGCGGAGCTACGGGTTGTGGGGGCGCCAGGGGTGCTCCtcggccccttttataggcgtccgaggtggtggagggcggggcGCGTcagtggcggccggcgggcttCGTGGCCGGCtttaatggcggtgggggcgAGCTGCTGTGCGGCTCGGTGTCGCggagcggtggcgcgggcggcgaggtcggcaCGGGGTGACGCGACAGCTCGGGCAGGTGGCGAGCGGGGCAGGCGGAGCTTTGCAGCttgacgacgggcggcgcggcaagtGCACGTGGGAGTaggggcgagcgggaccgggggcggccggcgtcgagccgcaagcggcgagcggcacggtgggcggcgcgcgtcgcgtgGGCGGCACGCGTCGCGTGGGGGCGCGCGCGTTGGCAGCAGGCGAGCGGCGtggcggtgatggcggccgcgtgaaacgcgtgcggcgcgcggcgggggcaggcgcgcgggcaggcggccgcggcgtggcgtgcCGCGGGCGTCGCGGCTCGGTGCGCCGAGCGCCACGTtcgtgcgtgcgcgcgtgcgcgtgggcaggccgggggcggggcgcgcgcgcacAGGGACGGGGAGCGGCCGGGATAGCCAGCGGGCGTGCGCGAGCGtggtcggggcggcgcggcaagcggactgcagcgcgcgggagaggagagagggaaggaagggaggaggaaaaagaaaaagaaggaaaatggaaaaagaaaaaagagaaataataggaaagagagaaaaaagagagaaagagagagatggcagggatcgcggcggcggcggcgaccgcggccagACGCGCACGCGTGTCGGTCGGGCGTGACGCGCGGGATGAGGGCAAACAGGGAGACGGGACAGCGATTGGATGTCGGGACCGGGttttcgggagatcgggcggggaTCGATTTTGAGTGAACTGAGCTCAACGATTGAAAAGAGGTTTTGAAATTATTTAGTGCGTGATTTGATTTGGTaattttttgggatgttacacccGGTGGCGTGCGGTCCTAGACTCCTCCCCGGCGGTGGTGAACGGCGCCCTCGGCTTCCTACTGTGCCATCTCAAGTTCACAAGCGAGATCCACGGCAGGCTTAGTGACCTGctgacgacggcgacgcccagAAGCAAGGGGGACACGCCTCTGCACTGCACCGCCAGGGCCGCGGAACACTCTGATGGTCATCCGCCTCATGAAACTCTCCGATCTGCTCCTCTATGACATATCTCTATGGCATCTATGGCATATGGtcattgttttcttttgttccAGTTAGATtcgaaatttaaaattttcatcCCAAGATGTCATGTCTCTTTCTATGCGTGTATGTACATACCTCCATGGCATCTTCGATATACGTTTCTATGCTACCatataaattataaattattcTACCATAGATGGGGTACTATGCGAAGTATCCGTGCATGTATTTCTACGCTACTTTGGCTAAGCTTCTATGATCTGAAATCATCAACAAATCGTTGGATTGTATTCCTACGTTACTTCGGTCAAGCTTCTATGATATGAAATCATGAACAAATTGGATTGTATTCCTACGCTACTTAGGCTAAGGTTATATGATCTGAAATGATCAACAAATTGTTGAGAGTCATCACTGCATTCTTGAAACTTATGTACTGAAATCTATAAGCTTCTATGGTTGCCAAAACAAGGTCAGATGAAAGATTTTACTAATCATAAAAAATTCTTACCTGCAGAAACGCTTCAAATTCCTGCACGTGGAGATTTTTTATCAACGATTCTATGCTAGTTGCCACTGAGATTATATGCTAGTTGAGCGCATCCAATTTATATGCTACGCCCGCTAATATTGGTTTATATGCCTATGATTTTATAGTAGAtggattcaaatttaaaattccaacAAAAAGGCATTGATCTCACGTGGTGACTAGATTACAATTTTAAACTTCACAATACaattgtccggatactccgggtagaCATGTTCGGACATCCGATCGACAACCCGAATACTCCAGACATATATTCGGACATCCGATCGACAGCACCGATACTTCGGGTATATGTTTCTATCTCCATGTTTCGCAGGAACCTCTGGGTATGGTTTCTGTAAtagaaatttcaaattttagagATAACTTCTGCCTCTATACATATGTTTATATGATTGCACGCATATGGTTCTACGCCATGTTTCAGGACAGATACATCAATCACTATAAATATAGCCATATTTCAGGACAGATACATCAATGGCTATAAATATGGTCCTATGTACAGATTTCTGTGATATGCTAGATATTTTTTTCTATAGttcaatttttaaatttcagagGGAATGTGTGTCCCTGTACATATGTTTCTATGACTGCAAATATATGACTATAACTATGGGCTTCTATGATGTCTAGatttaaatttcaaaaaaattataaaaaatattctaaATAGATCTCATATGATGCAAAAAAACGCCAGTAATCTAGTGGTGAAAATCGTTTGAGAACTGGAGATCCGAATGAAAAGTTATGAGTAAAATACACCAGAGGTCCACCAACTTGTAAAGGTGTGTCATTTAGGTCCACAAACTTCAAAAGTTCATTTTTAGATCCATCAACTTATAATtcgtgtcacttaggtccataaactataaaagtgcatttttaggcccatgaacttgtaatttgtgtcacttaggtTCATAAACTCCGAAATAGCAAATTTTTTTAAGCTCCTGAACTTCATTCATGAGCAATCGTGTGGCTATATACTCTTAAAAGTTGCCCCGGTATAGCTGTTCATGAATACCTTTCAACCCCTTACCGAGAACCACTCTGGGTTGACCCAACTCTAACATCGTCACAAGATTTTTTGCCACAACAACGTGCACCACCATATCCGGCCACCCACGCTATGGAGGATATAATATCCCCTACCACGATACATATATTGTTGAGTCCCTCTATAACCTCTTCCATCTTTCCAAAGCAATCACCCCCTACTCTCCACCCATATTACGGGGTTATATCTGAATATAAGATCCAGAACTCATCAATGACAGTCTGGAAGCCCCCTTTGAATTCCAATACATGTCAATAACCTCCAAAAACAAGTCTTTCAaccccctctcccctccctATGCACTTGATTTGAAATTGGAGCTCAAATTTCACCACTCTGACGAAACTCCAGCAATGTGTGGGAACCGTGTAGATTCATGTTAGTGCGATATCAGTGAATGAAGAATAGGTGGAGGGGTATGGACCTAGGTGAcccaaattacaagtttatggacctggGAATGAATTTTTAGAGTTTGTGGATCTAAATGAcataaattacaagtttatgaacccagaaatgcaattttgaagttgatggacctaagtgacacactCCTAAAAGTTGATGGACCTCTGGTGCCTTTTACTCAAAAGTTATTGCAGAAAAAGacacaaaaataattgcatGCATGGGTCAGTCACCTTTATCTCTCCTATGCCACGTCCTGCTAGACTCGGCATGCATGCACGCTGGGTCAGTCCAGGATGCTGAATAGGTTATTCAGCGCCCTTCCCTCAACTCTGAAATTGGAAAAATATGATCTCAAAACCGGAAAATTCTTCTTTAAACCGAAAAAAGATAAGTATCCATTCGCAATCGGAAAATTAGGATGTTCAAACCGGAAATTgttctgtgtgaccgaaaaagTTAGCTCATCCATTCCGCAACCAGAAAATTAGGAGGTTCAAACCGGAAATTATTTTGTGCGACCGAAAAATTTAGCTGAGTCATTGCCATTCATTTTGCAACCGAATAATGAAGCTCCTAAAGTCGACGGCCAAGTCCAAACAAACCTACGAGAAATAAACTGAGGCATTAGAAGACATCAACAGGAACCTTGACAAATAATCatttgttttcatcttattttgTTTTCCTGTTGCAAAAAAATCAACATTCTTCTACCCATGTTGTCAATTTAAATAACTTATCTAACCTCAGTGTGATCCCACACCCAACGTGCTTGATATATTCATAAttttcttgttagaaattttgatttttccgACCACGGCCCATACTCTTTCCAAGGCAAATGGATTTCTTATGTAGTCCAATATGCTTGATATTCATAATTTTCTTgttacaaattttaattttttggtTACAATAACACGTTTACGGTTATTGAATCTTTATTTTCCTGTTTCAGCCTATCTCGAGTAATTTTCTGGGTAAGTCACAATTTTCTGGTCTGAGAAATACATTTTCTGGTTCCAGATCCCTGAATAGAGGTGTGTCATGTTCTTTTCCGGTTAAGATTACAAGTTTCCGATTTTGAGATTTCATTTTCCAGTTTTAAATCCCTGTTCATGTGTTTTTCCGGTTGAACAAAGAATTTTTAGGTTTCGGGATTCTATTTTCGGGTTTTAAATTTCTATTCATGTGTTTTTCCAGTTGAACTAAGAACTTTTCGATTTCGGGATTCCATTTTCCGGTTTCAAATCCCTATTTATGGATTTTTCCGGTTCAACAAAGAATTTTTCAGTTTTGAGATTCTATTTTCCGGTTTCGGGTTGAGGGCTGGTGTGtgtggggggagggggaggggcgctAAATAATAATCCAACACCCAgcgcactctctctctctatatatatctatatatctatatatatatctatatatttatatatatatatatgaagaaACCGTCGATCGGAACGACAGCTGCTAGCTGAATCCAAAATACCTGAAATCCGATAGGTGCACAAGTTAGCGCCCCATGCATAACGCCCTTCAGTTGTTCACATGGAAACAATGCAAAAATATGTGTGAATGCATATACTTGAGATGCATGCCTTTTCGTCTATATATGACACAAACATTTTGATTTAATTTCATTCTACCTTCACAACTTTACAGCAATATAATTGCAAGAATAGCGAACGCATGCGTAGCGCGTTGGCAAGGCTGCTCAGTGGAGCGCCTGCCACCTGCGTTCGAGCGCTGCTCGGCGCGGGTTCGCATCCGAGAACAGTATTCTTTTAATTAAATATGCAGTCTCTCACACGTGGAGCCACAAAAAGAATGCGACGAGCCCGTCGCACATGGAGCCACAAAAGGAATGCGACGCGCCCGTCGCCTACGGAATCTTCCGGTGATCTCGAGAAATCTGCAGCCTCTCACGCGTGGAGCCACAAAGGAAATGCGACGCGCCCGTCGCCTGCGAAATCTTCTGGTGATCTCGAGAAGGACGCGGTCTTCGATTCTGAGTGTAGTTGTAGGGCTGTTTGTACGTGTATAGTGGTATGTGTGAGATGTGCGTGTGTAGGGGTGGATGTGTGTATACATGTATAAACATATACTACAGCTGTACTCAGATGAGAAGCGTCAAAATATAACTGCAAGAATAATAATCGCATATATATGCATCAACACATCTATCTGTGTACACGCAGGCCAGGTAGTAGAAAGAAAGAAATGGCGGCGGGCGAAGAAACCGTCGGAACATCCAAAGTCTAGTCCACACGTACGTACGGTTACATTTCCTCCAGTAGTAGCTAGCTACTAGTCAAGTTGACTAGAGGTTGTACTATGTAGCCAGCCACATGCTGTTCACTACTAGATGAATATGTGGCGACGACCACAGATTTTCATTATTGTTTCAGCTGCGATGACAACCACCATGCATTACATCACGTCGCGTCGACGACGTGTGTGTGTCCTGTCCTCACGCTGACGAGGAGTGAGGGCCCACACCAtcacctttatttttttttaagaagattAACATTATATTGTTTGTTTCCACTCCATTAAGTTTATTCAAGATGGACGCCGGCAGCGATGTTTCCAAGGCCACGGAGCAGCACTTTGTCCTGGTGCACGGTGCCTGCCACGGCGCCTGGTGCTGGTTCAAGCTTGCGTGCCTGCTCCAGGGCTCCGCCCACCGCGTCTCCTGCATCGACCCCAACAACGTCCGATCGTTCCATGACTACGACGCGCCGCTCCTCGAGTTCATGGCGGACGCCCACAAGGTCATGACCGCCATATCTGTCCTATCATATATACTACGTGAAGCATGTTTTTATTAACAACCTTAAACCTTGATTGATTCAGAGCATCATCTGTTGGATATATAGTACTCGATCGATCTTAAACAACCTTCACGTACTGATGCAGAGCATCATCATATCTCTAGTTTGGATGATCATTTATCTAGGTCTCTTCTGTTTGGATTATTAGAGTTTTTCCTTGGGAAATTCAAAGGGCTTCTACTTTCTTAGCTCAAGCCCCAAGCAAGTGCCGAATTGTATGACAAAAAAATGGAGGCCTGGCCGATGTCTTGCGACCGCCAGTTGCCCATCCACGACAGGGAGAGGGTTGACTGATGACAGCCACAAGAGATGCATGGGTGAGATGAGCGAGCCTCGCTCTTACTGCAATGACAGCTGGATATGGATTTGTTTTACAGACCGTACGTGGATTTTATCAACCACATGTTTTGTGATTTCAGTGATCCAAACACCTGTTTCTCTAGTACTTTCCTATGTCTCCTTATCTTTCGTTTTGCCACGGCACACTGATCTTATATCATATCCCTTTGTTTTTCTTAATTAAACATCTACATCTTGTCAATACTTCAGTTCAGACAATACATTGCTTCCAGAAATTAGAGACAACTCTGTATCGTTGTTTGTCAGGTAATTCTGGTAGGACACAGCGCAGGAGGATTAAGCGTGATGCATTTGTTCGGAGACAAAATTAAGCAAGCAATCTTCATAGCAGCAACCATGCTCCCGTTTGGCTACCAAACAGAACAAGACATCAAAGATGTGATTCAAAAAATTTCCCTCTGCTTTCTTGTCACAACTTTGTTCAAGTATCCCTCTTGTGTCTGAGAATAAGAAATGTTAGCATGCACGGCCTAAAACTTTGATTGAAAATGAACAGGGTGTACCTGATTTATCAGAGTTTGGTGGGGATGTGTACGACCTGAACTTTGGTCTGGGAGAAGATCATACGCCTACAAGCATGGTGCTAAGAAAGGAGTTCCAGCGCCCAATCCTGTACCAACAATGCTCCCAAGAGGTTTGTATAATATAATGCAAGGTCAATGAATAAATTGCTGCAGCGAATCATTTGCCAAGGATATTTTCCAGCACATTCATTGTTAACATTTGTGCAGGACTCCACGCTTGCTTCCATTCTGCTGCGCCCATTTCCAGCCGTGCTTCAAACTGCAAGGTTTGGTTGCATCGATGATGGTGTCAAGAGCCCTGTAAATGCAGTCCATCGTGTATACATAAAAACGGCAAATGACCGTACGTTGAaggtggagcagcaggaggccatgattCATCGTTGGCCACCGAGAAAGGTGATGGTCATGGACACAGACCACAGTCCTTTCTTCTCTGCACCAGACCATCTCTTGGAGCTCATCCTCGGGTCATTGTGACTGGTGGCGAACCGTATCGGCAATCCAATTGGAGGCTTGATCTGCTCATTAAGTTATGTTATATGCCAATTTGAGTTGCAATGTATCAATAGATTGTTTGTCAGCTGTCTACCACAAAAcataattagttaaatatatGTATGGTGCATGTCTATATTACCTGTATGTACTACAAGGTTTTGTAATGAAGGATCAACTATATTTGAGCCTTTAATATACCAACGAGCAACTAGATTACAGAAAGATAGGAGATAGAAAACCATCAGAAGGCCAAATGTCAATCAGTCACATAAACCGCAAGGAGAAAAACTAGCTGGTCCACACAATGTACCCTGCGTCATCTACCATATTAAGCCGTTTTGCATACCACAAATGGAGACACGGCATGAGACCCCCTCTATTTAGAG
The nucleotide sequence above comes from Panicum virgatum strain AP13 chromosome 3K, P.virgatum_v5, whole genome shotgun sequence. Encoded proteins:
- the LOC120696554 gene encoding methylesterase 17-like, whose product is MDAGSDVSKATEQHFVLVHGACHGAWCWFKLACLLQGSAHRVSCIDPNNVRSFHDYDAPLLEFMADAHKVILVGHSAGGLSVMHLFGDKIKQAIFIAATMLPFGYQTEQDIKDGVPDLSEFGGDVYDLNFGLGEDHTPTSMVLRKEFQRPILYQQCSQEDSTLASILLRPFPAVLQTARFGCIDDGVKSPVNAVHRVYIKTANDRTLKVEQQEAMIHRWPPRKVMVMDTDHSPFFSAPDHLLELILGSL